One window of the Suricata suricatta isolate VVHF042 chromosome 7, meerkat_22Aug2017_6uvM2_HiC, whole genome shotgun sequence genome contains the following:
- the LOC115296436 gene encoding olfactory receptor 12D2-like encodes MLNQTSVTEFLLLGVTEIQALQPYLFVVFLAIYVVTVVGNGAVLMVVVSDPRLHSPMYFFLGNLSCLDICYSTVTLPKMLENFFSTHKAISFLGCISQLHFFHFLGSTEAMLLAVMAFDRFVAICRPLRYSVIMNYQLCTQMAVTVWTIGFFHALLHSTMTSRLNFCGSNLIHHFFCDVKPLLELACGDTELNQWLLNTVTGTIAMGPFFLTLLSYFSIITSLFSKTHSCSALHKALSTCASHFMLYDLEPPRL; translated from the exons ATGCTGAATCAAACCTCAGTCACTGAATTTCTCCTCCTGGGAGTCACTGAGATCCAAGCACTGCAGCCTTATCTCTTCGTGGTTTTCCTTGCAATTTATGTTGTCACCGTGGTTGGGAATGGAGCCGTCCTCATGGTTGTCGTCTCTGATCCAAGACTTCACTcgcccatgtatttcttcctgggAAATCTGTCATGTCTGGATATCTGCTACTCCACAGTGACACTGCCAAAGATGCTGGAGAACTTCTTCTCCACACACAAGGCAATTTCCTTCTTGGGATGCATAAGCCAGCTTCACTTCTTCCACTTTCTGGGCAGCACGGAGGCCATGCTCTTGGCCGTGATGGCCTTTGACCGCTTTGTGGCCATCTGCAGGCCACTTCGTTACTCTGTCATCATGAATTACCAGCTCTGTACCCAGATGGCCGTCACTGTCTGGACCATTGGTTTTTTCCATGCCCTGTTGCACTCCACGATGACCTCTCGCTTGAACTTCTGTGGTTCTAATCTGATCCATCACTTCTTCTGTGATGTCAAGCCTTTGCTGGAGTTGGCCTGTGGAGACACAGAGCTCAACCAGTGGCTTCTCAACACAGTCACCGGGACCATTGCCATGGGCCCTTTCTTCCTAACTCTTCTCTCCTACTTCTCCATTATCACCTCTCTTTTCTCCAAGACCCACTCCTGTAGCGCTCTCCACAAAGCACTGTCCACGTGTGCCTCTCACTTCATG CTCTATGACCTAGAACCCCCCAGGCTATAA